One part of the Gossypium raimondii isolate GPD5lz chromosome 1, ASM2569854v1, whole genome shotgun sequence genome encodes these proteins:
- the LOC105785999 gene encoding uncharacterized protein LOC105785999 isoform X1, translated as MDRYQKVEKPKAETPINENELRITAQGRMRNYISYAMTLLQEKGANEIVLKATGRAINKTVMIAELIKRRIAGLHQNTSTGSIDITDTWEPLEEGLLPLETTRHVSIITITLSKKVLDSSSIGYQPPIPTDQVKASAEIEGNEGEDSADTQGKGHVGQGKYGGNINGGMVDHRNGGWDGGRGYGGRGWGRGRGRGSRGRGRGYGGGNMQRDSGYYNGNDPSGPLPGQGRGGRGRGRGRGRGRGPPGQGFRSDGPFQKAA; from the exons ATGGACCGGTACCAGAAGGTGGAGAAGCCGAAGGCTGAGACGCCGATAAACGAGAATGAGCTGAGGATTACAGCTCAAGGGAGAATGAGGAATTACATTTCTTACGCCATGACTTTGCTTCAG GAGAAAGGTGCAAACGAGATTGTGCTTAAAGCTACAGGTAGAGCTATAAACAAGACTGTCATGATTGCTGAATTAATTAAG AGGAGGATTGCCGGTCTTCATCAGAACACATCAACTGGATCAATAGACATAACTGATACATGGGAACCTCTAGAAGAAGGCCTTCTTCC CCTAGAAACCACTCGCCATGTTTCGATAATCACGATTACTTTGTCTAAAAAAGTTCTGGATTCATCTTCAATAGG ATATCAACCTCCAATTCCAACTGATCAAGTGAAGGCATCAGCCGAAATTGAGGGAAATGAAGGGG AGGACTCTGCTGACACCCAAGGCAAAGGACATGTTGGACAAGGAAAATATGGAG GCAATATCAATGGAGGCATGGTGGACCATAGGAATGGAGGATGGGATGGCGGTCGAGGTTATGGAGGCAGAGGTTGGGGTCGTGGGAGGGGACGTGGTTCCCGAGGGCGTGGTAGAGGGTATGGTGGTGGAAATATGCAGCGGGATTCAGGATATTACAACGGTAATGATCCATCAGGACCATTGCCTGGCCAGGGTCGTG GTGGACGTGGGAGAGGACGAGGACGAGGACGTGGTCGCGGACCTCCTGGTCAAGGTTTCAGATCTGATGGTCCATTCCAGAAAGCTGCTTGA
- the LOC105785999 gene encoding uncharacterized protein LOC105785999 isoform X2, translated as MDRYQKVEKPKAETPINENELRITAQGRMRNYISYAMTLLQEKGANEIVLKATGRAINKTVMIAELIKRRIAGLHQNTSTGSIDITDTWEPLEEGLLPLETTRHVSIITITLSKKVLDSSSIGYQPPIPTDQVKASAEIEGNEGEDSADTQGKGHVGQGKYGGNINGGMVDHRNGGWDGGRGYGGRGWGRGRGRGSRGRGRGYGGGNMQRDSGYYNGGRGRGRGRGRGRGPPGQGFRSDGPFQKAA; from the exons ATGGACCGGTACCAGAAGGTGGAGAAGCCGAAGGCTGAGACGCCGATAAACGAGAATGAGCTGAGGATTACAGCTCAAGGGAGAATGAGGAATTACATTTCTTACGCCATGACTTTGCTTCAG GAGAAAGGTGCAAACGAGATTGTGCTTAAAGCTACAGGTAGAGCTATAAACAAGACTGTCATGATTGCTGAATTAATTAAG AGGAGGATTGCCGGTCTTCATCAGAACACATCAACTGGATCAATAGACATAACTGATACATGGGAACCTCTAGAAGAAGGCCTTCTTCC CCTAGAAACCACTCGCCATGTTTCGATAATCACGATTACTTTGTCTAAAAAAGTTCTGGATTCATCTTCAATAGG ATATCAACCTCCAATTCCAACTGATCAAGTGAAGGCATCAGCCGAAATTGAGGGAAATGAAGGGG AGGACTCTGCTGACACCCAAGGCAAAGGACATGTTGGACAAGGAAAATATGGAG GCAATATCAATGGAGGCATGGTGGACCATAGGAATGGAGGATGGGATGGCGGTCGAGGTTATGGAGGCAGAGGTTGGGGTCGTGGGAGGGGACGTGGTTCCCGAGGGCGTGGTAGAGGGTATGGTGGTGGAAATATGCAGCGGGATTCAGGATATTACAACG GTGGACGTGGGAGAGGACGAGGACGAGGACGTGGTCGCGGACCTCCTGGTCAAGGTTTCAGATCTGATGGTCCATTCCAGAAAGCTGCTTGA
- the LOC105785999 gene encoding uncharacterized protein LOC105785999 isoform X3, whose amino-acid sequence MDRYQKVEKPKAETPINENELRITAQGRMRNYISYAMTLLQEKGANEIVLKATGRAINKTVMIAELIKRRIAGLHQNTSTGSIDITDTWEPLEEGLLPLETTRHVSIITITLSKKVLDSSSIGYQPPIPTDQVKASAEIEGNEGGNINGGMVDHRNGGWDGGRGYGGRGWGRGRGRGSRGRGRGYGGGNMQRDSGYYNGNDPSGPLPGQGRGGRGRGRGRGRGRGPPGQGFRSDGPFQKAA is encoded by the exons ATGGACCGGTACCAGAAGGTGGAGAAGCCGAAGGCTGAGACGCCGATAAACGAGAATGAGCTGAGGATTACAGCTCAAGGGAGAATGAGGAATTACATTTCTTACGCCATGACTTTGCTTCAG GAGAAAGGTGCAAACGAGATTGTGCTTAAAGCTACAGGTAGAGCTATAAACAAGACTGTCATGATTGCTGAATTAATTAAG AGGAGGATTGCCGGTCTTCATCAGAACACATCAACTGGATCAATAGACATAACTGATACATGGGAACCTCTAGAAGAAGGCCTTCTTCC CCTAGAAACCACTCGCCATGTTTCGATAATCACGATTACTTTGTCTAAAAAAGTTCTGGATTCATCTTCAATAGG ATATCAACCTCCAATTCCAACTGATCAAGTGAAGGCATCAGCCGAAATTGAGGGAAATGAAGGGG GCAATATCAATGGAGGCATGGTGGACCATAGGAATGGAGGATGGGATGGCGGTCGAGGTTATGGAGGCAGAGGTTGGGGTCGTGGGAGGGGACGTGGTTCCCGAGGGCGTGGTAGAGGGTATGGTGGTGGAAATATGCAGCGGGATTCAGGATATTACAACGGTAATGATCCATCAGGACCATTGCCTGGCCAGGGTCGTG GTGGACGTGGGAGAGGACGAGGACGAGGACGTGGTCGCGGACCTCCTGGTCAAGGTTTCAGATCTGATGGTCCATTCCAGAAAGCTGCTTGA